In Macadamia integrifolia cultivar HAES 741 chromosome 12, SCU_Mint_v3, whole genome shotgun sequence, the following are encoded in one genomic region:
- the LOC122094763 gene encoding uncharacterized protein LOC122094763: protein MTSCAQGLASGEGLLSRHVPVDPSCLRCGAAVETVNHLALECPFVCALWFGRSIAFLVPASRPMKLYEFLSSWDSLFSQDKKKAAETLGICSFLCWFLWIARNDLVFGKRTWTPSEVFQSAQRAFSEFWAASSPHDQSSHQAPAALSPPSSWTRPPIGSVKINALLTDSQVGGLSIII from the coding sequence ATGACGTCGTGTGCGCAAGGGCTTGCTTCTGGGGAGGGTCTTCTTTCTCGTCATGTTCCCGTTGATCCATCATGTCTGAGATGTGGAGCTGCAGTGGAAACTGTGAATCATTTGGCTTTGGAATGCCCCTTCGTGTGTGCTTTATGGTTTGGACGCTCCATTGCTTTTCTTGTTCCAGCATCTAGGCCTATGAAGCTTTATGAGTTCCTTTCAAGTTGGGATTCCCTTTTTTCACAGGATAAAAAGAAGGCTGCAGAAACTTTGGGCATATGTTCTTTCCTTTGCTGGTTTTTATGGATTGCAAGAAATGATCTCGTTTTTGGAAAGAGGACTTGGACTCCTAGTGAAGTGTTTCAATCGGCTCAGAGAGCTTTCTCTGAATTCTGGGCAGCTTCGTCTCCGCACGATCAGTCTTCTCATCAAGCTCCAGcagctctctctcctccatcttcatGGACtcgtcctccaataggctctgtTAAAATTAATGCATTGCTAACAGATTCTCAGGTTGGAGGTCTTAGTATTATTATTTAG